Within the Desulfatiglans anilini DSM 4660 genome, the region CTGGTGTTGACCATCGGCAGCACCATCGGCGGACTCGTCGGCTTTCTGATCCATCTGTTGCTGAAGGTGAACCCATGAGCTCCCAGGCGCGACTCGGCGACATCAGCAGTCACGGCGGCGTCATCATCACCGGGGCGAGCCGGACGCTGGACAACGGCATGCCGGTGGCCCGTATGGGGGATCTGCACGTCTGTCTCATACCAGGGCATGGCGTGACGCCCATCGTGACCGGCAGCTTCGACACCATCACTGAAGGATTGCCCAACGCCCGCATCGGCGACATCACCGCCTGCGGAGCCATCATCGTCACCGGCA harbors:
- a CDS encoding PAAR domain-containing protein, with amino-acid sequence MSSQARLGDISSHGGVIITGASRTLDNGMPVARMGDLHVCLIPGHGVTPIVTGSFDTITEGLPNARIGDITACGAIIVTGSPDTIDN